A region of Paenibacillus sp. 37 DNA encodes the following proteins:
- a CDS encoding glycoside hydrolase family 13 protein, with product MENKKWWKETVVYQIYPRSFQDSNGDGIGDLKGIVSRLDYLQQLGIGAIWLSPVCKSPQDDYGYDISDYQDIDPMFGSLEDMETLILEAKKRNIRIIMDLVLNHTSDEHPWFQEAKKGKDNPYHDYYVWRDGVEGTPPNDLGSTFGGSAWEWVPEIGQYYLHLFSVKQPDLNWENPKVRQEIYNMINWWIDKGVGGFRLDVIDLIGKEPDAKITGNGPNLHQYIRELSKETFQKAEDLLTVGETWGATPEIAKLYSNPDGSEFSMVFQFEHISLDEQEGKGKWDLKPLDVMALKKVLSKWQTELKGDAWNSLFWNNHDLPRIVSRWGNDGEFRVESAKMLATLLHGMQGTPYIYQGEELGMTNVQYSIEDYRDIELLNFYKERMGKGYPESNVMESIYAKGRDNARTPMQWDTSDNAGFTQGEPWIKVNPNYKQIHAEESLNNPESIFHYYRKLIQLRKDHEVIVYGDYQLIFPENPDVFAYTRTLNGTTILVVCNFQGYTTELPLQEQLTGSYQLLIANYTGELSESELRPYEARMYLIHD from the coding sequence ATGGAAAATAAAAAATGGTGGAAAGAAACCGTTGTGTATCAAATATATCCACGGAGCTTTCAAGATAGCAACGGAGATGGCATCGGCGACTTGAAGGGCATTGTGTCCCGATTGGATTATTTGCAGCAACTCGGCATTGGTGCGATCTGGTTATCACCCGTTTGCAAGTCTCCTCAAGATGATTACGGATATGATATTTCAGATTATCAGGACATTGATCCGATGTTTGGGTCTTTAGAAGATATGGAAACGTTAATTCTTGAAGCCAAGAAACGAAATATTCGGATCATCATGGATCTGGTGTTGAACCATACATCGGATGAACATCCCTGGTTTCAAGAAGCCAAAAAAGGCAAAGACAATCCGTACCATGACTACTACGTCTGGAGAGATGGTGTTGAAGGAACACCTCCGAACGACTTGGGGTCCACCTTTGGTGGTTCAGCTTGGGAATGGGTGCCTGAAATCGGGCAATATTATTTGCATCTATTTTCCGTAAAACAGCCAGATCTCAACTGGGAAAACCCGAAAGTCCGACAGGAAATATACAACATGATCAATTGGTGGATCGACAAGGGTGTGGGTGGTTTTCGACTTGACGTGATCGACTTAATCGGTAAAGAGCCAGATGCAAAGATTACGGGAAATGGACCTAATCTGCATCAATATATCAGGGAACTGAGCAAGGAGACGTTTCAAAAAGCGGAAGACCTACTAACGGTTGGAGAAACATGGGGCGCCACTCCGGAAATCGCCAAGCTGTACAGCAATCCAGACGGTAGTGAGTTTTCAATGGTCTTCCAATTTGAACACATCAGTTTGGATGAACAAGAAGGCAAAGGAAAGTGGGATCTTAAACCTTTGGATGTGATGGCATTAAAAAAAGTGCTGTCCAAGTGGCAGACGGAGCTCAAGGGTGATGCTTGGAACAGTCTGTTCTGGAACAACCACGATTTGCCACGTATCGTATCACGTTGGGGAAATGATGGAGAATTCAGAGTTGAATCGGCTAAAATGTTGGCTACCCTTCTTCATGGCATGCAAGGTACGCCTTACATATATCAAGGTGAAGAGTTGGGTATGACGAATGTTCAATATTCGATCGAGGATTATCGGGATATTGAATTGCTCAACTTTTATAAGGAAAGAATGGGGAAAGGTTATCCTGAAAGCAACGTGATGGAGTCGATCTACGCCAAGGGACGTGATAATGCACGCACACCTATGCAATGGGATACTTCCGATAACGCGGGTTTTACACAAGGGGAACCTTGGATTAAGGTGAATCCAAATTATAAGCAGATCCATGCCGAGGAAAGTTTGAATAACCCTGAATCCATATTTCATTATTACCGGAAGTTAATCCAATTACGAAAAGATCATGAAGTCATCGTATATGGTGATTATCAGCTGATCTTTCCAGAGAACCCAGACGTGTTTGCATATACCCGAACGCTGAATGGTACGACAATTCTTGTGGTATGCAATTTCCAGGGATATACGACCGAACTTCCGCTTCAGGAGCAATTAACAGGGTCCTATCAGCTTTTGATAGCTAACTATACAGGTGAACTATCGGAGAGCGAATTACGTCCATACGAAGCTAGAATGTACCTTATCCATGATTAA
- a CDS encoding carbohydrate ABC transporter permease, whose amino-acid sequence MSYSANFKDRIGRFVIYAIVIMLALVCLLPLWNIVAISFSSSEAVSANAVGLVPVNFTTAAYTKIIDDAQFWRSFGISVLRVALTLVLNMVLIILMAYPLSKSKRDFKGRNIYMNIMIFAMLFSGGMIPSYLLIKNLDMLNTIWALVLPGAVPIFSVILVMNFFSAVPKALEEAAFIDGANPIQVLFKVYVPVSIPALATVALFSIVGTWNDFFSGLIYMTKVSNYPLMTYIQSLNVNIADLLQAGTNSSELSNLTEISNKNLNAAKIVVAVIPLLLIYPLLQKYFVTGIVVGSVKE is encoded by the coding sequence GTGTCCTATTCTGCAAACTTCAAAGATCGAATTGGCCGGTTTGTCATCTATGCCATCGTCATCATGCTGGCATTGGTCTGCCTTCTTCCGTTATGGAATATCGTTGCCATTTCATTCAGCAGCAGCGAGGCGGTATCCGCAAATGCAGTAGGTCTCGTTCCAGTCAATTTTACAACAGCAGCGTACACCAAAATTATTGATGATGCACAGTTCTGGCGTTCCTTTGGCATATCTGTTCTACGTGTCGCGCTTACCCTTGTGCTTAACATGGTTTTGATTATTTTAATGGCTTATCCGCTATCCAAATCGAAGAGGGATTTCAAAGGCAGAAACATTTATATGAATATCATGATTTTTGCCATGTTGTTTAGCGGAGGCATGATTCCGAGTTACCTGCTGATCAAAAACCTGGACATGCTGAATACGATATGGGCACTCGTTCTGCCAGGTGCTGTCCCCATATTCAGTGTCATCCTCGTGATGAATTTCTTCTCCGCTGTACCTAAGGCGCTTGAAGAAGCAGCGTTCATCGATGGAGCAAATCCCATTCAGGTCTTGTTCAAAGTGTATGTCCCTGTGTCCATTCCTGCGCTGGCGACAGTCGCCTTATTCAGTATCGTGGGTACATGGAATGACTTCTTCAGTGGTTTGATCTATATGACCAAAGTTAGCAATTACCCGCTAATGACCTATATTCAGTCCCTTAACGTGAATATTGCCGATTTGCTTCAAGCAGGCACCAATTCCAGTGAACTCAGCAACCTGACTGAAATTTCGAACAAAAACCTGAACGCAGCCAAAATCGTGGTCGCTGTTATCCCGCTTTTGCTGATTTATCCGTTACTGCAAAAATACTTTGTGACTGGCATTGTCGTCGGATCGGTCAAAGAATAA
- a CDS encoding ABC transporter permease, whose amino-acid sequence MKQGKLKARGRLGPGAMYHMMMLPGILFLLVFSYVPMVGIITAFQDYIPAKGMFGSEFVGLKHFTYMFKLPDIAQVVSNTLVIAIGKILLGTMMAIIFSVLLNEIRVKYVKKSVQTIVYLPHFLSWVVLASVVVNMFSLDGIVNQMLAFFGLENINFLGSNTWFQPLIIGTDVWKEFGYSSIVYLAAITSIDPGLYEAAGMDGASWWRKVWHITLPGMLPIILLMGVMSLTNILSAGFDQVYNLYNPVVYESGDILDTYVYRIGLVGRQYSFGTAVGLFKSVIGIVLLLSANQLAKKYTDRKIF is encoded by the coding sequence ATGAAACAGGGGAAATTGAAAGCGAGAGGCCGGCTTGGCCCAGGTGCCATGTACCATATGATGATGCTACCAGGCATTTTGTTTTTGCTGGTATTCAGCTATGTTCCAATGGTCGGTATCATTACGGCTTTTCAGGACTATATACCGGCCAAAGGCATGTTTGGCTCTGAATTTGTAGGGCTGAAACATTTCACTTATATGTTCAAGCTGCCGGATATCGCGCAGGTCGTCAGCAATACGTTGGTGATAGCGATTGGCAAGATTTTGCTTGGAACGATGATGGCCATCATTTTTTCCGTTTTGTTAAATGAAATTCGTGTCAAATACGTTAAAAAATCCGTGCAGACGATCGTTTATCTGCCGCACTTTCTATCCTGGGTTGTACTGGCATCGGTCGTTGTCAACATGTTCAGTCTGGATGGCATTGTGAATCAAATGTTGGCGTTTTTTGGCCTCGAAAATATTAATTTCCTTGGCAGTAACACCTGGTTCCAGCCACTGATTATAGGAACTGATGTATGGAAAGAATTTGGTTACAGTTCCATCGTCTATCTGGCTGCCATTACGTCCATTGATCCCGGTCTGTATGAAGCGGCAGGAATGGATGGAGCCAGTTGGTGGAGAAAAGTATGGCATATTACATTGCCAGGCATGCTGCCTATTATTCTGCTCATGGGCGTAATGAGTCTGACCAACATTTTGAGCGCCGGTTTCGACCAAGTCTATAATCTGTATAACCCGGTTGTCTATGAGTCAGGCGACATTCTGGATACCTATGTCTATCGGATCGGTCTCGTTGGACGACAGTATAGCTTCGGTACAGCTGTTGGTTTGTTCAAGTCCGTAATCGGCATTGTTTTGCTCTTGTCTGCCAACCAGTTGGCCAAAAAATATACGGATCGAAAAATATTCTAA